In Halopelagius longus, the following proteins share a genomic window:
- a CDS encoding tRNA (cytidine(56)-2'-O)-methyltransferase, which translates to MQDEPDVAVLRLGHRPGRDDRMTTHIGLTARALGADRALFVGDASQSKETVDDITARFGGPFEAEVIESYRPIIREWDGVVVHLTMYGERVQDVEAEVREAHADEPVLVVVGAEKVPFDVYEEADYNVGVTGQPHSEVAALAVFLDRLFDGRELEREWEDADRRVVPMETGKRVVETDDEE; encoded by the coding sequence ATGCAGGACGAACCGGACGTCGCGGTCCTCCGTCTCGGACACCGGCCGGGCCGAGACGACAGGATGACGACTCACATCGGACTGACGGCGCGCGCACTCGGGGCGGACCGAGCGCTGTTCGTCGGCGACGCCAGCCAATCGAAGGAGACGGTAGACGACATCACCGCGCGGTTCGGCGGGCCGTTCGAGGCTGAGGTCATCGAGTCGTACCGACCGATAATCCGCGAGTGGGACGGCGTCGTCGTCCACCTGACGATGTACGGCGAACGCGTACAGGACGTGGAAGCCGAGGTGCGCGAGGCGCACGCCGACGAACCGGTCCTCGTCGTCGTCGGCGCGGAGAAGGTTCCGTTCGACGTCTACGAGGAGGCCGACTACAACGTGGGCGTGACGGGCCAACCCCACTCGGAGGTGGCCGCACTCGCCGTCTTCCTCGACAGACTGTTCGACGGGCGCGAACTCGAACGGGAGTGGGAGGACGCCGACCGGCGCGTCGTCCCGATGGAGACTGGCAAGCGAGTCGTCGAAACCGACGACGAGGAGTGA
- a CDS encoding NAD-dependent epimerase/dehydratase family protein, with protein MSMNLSEKRVVVTGGAGLVGSHLAKRLLPENDVVVADDLSKGDEARVPDGAEFVQADMTDPDDVAEAITEDVDVVFHFAAYTDTNYADPRQLFEENTEMTYNVLERMEEVGVTNLAFTSSSTVYGEAPRPTPEDYAPLEPISVYGASKLADEGLISTYAHAKDFTVWLFRFANIVGPHQRGNVVPDFIEKLLEDPETLTILGDGRQEKSYLHVTDCVDAIAHVVENADDSLNTYNLGTRTTTSVTRIADIVSEEMGLDPEYEYTGGDRGWTGDVPRMRLSIEKLSALGWEPEGSSDEAVRRAARELIEELRAEHAAPAGE; from the coding sequence ATCTCCATGAACCTCTCCGAGAAGCGAGTCGTCGTCACCGGCGGTGCGGGCCTCGTCGGCTCTCACCTCGCGAAGCGTCTCCTCCCCGAGAACGACGTCGTCGTCGCCGACGACCTCTCGAAGGGCGACGAGGCGCGCGTCCCCGACGGCGCGGAGTTCGTGCAGGCGGACATGACCGACCCCGACGACGTCGCGGAGGCGATAACCGAAGACGTGGACGTCGTCTTCCACTTCGCGGCGTACACGGACACGAACTACGCCGACCCGCGGCAGTTGTTCGAGGAGAACACCGAGATGACGTACAACGTCCTCGAACGGATGGAGGAGGTGGGCGTGACGAACCTCGCCTTTACCTCTTCCTCGACGGTGTACGGCGAGGCGCCGCGTCCGACGCCGGAGGATTACGCCCCCCTCGAACCTATCAGCGTCTACGGCGCGTCGAAACTCGCGGACGAGGGTCTCATCTCGACGTACGCCCACGCGAAGGACTTCACCGTCTGGCTGTTCCGCTTCGCCAACATCGTCGGCCCGCACCAACGCGGCAACGTCGTCCCCGACTTCATCGAGAAACTGCTCGAGGACCCCGAGACGCTCACCATCCTCGGCGACGGCCGACAGGAGAAGTCCTACCTCCACGTCACCGACTGCGTGGACGCCATCGCCCACGTCGTCGAGAACGCCGACGACTCGCTGAACACGTACAACCTCGGGACGCGGACGACCACCTCCGTCACCCGCATCGCCGACATCGTCAGCGAGGAGATGGGACTCGACCCCGAGTACGAGTACACCGGCGGCGACAGGGGATGGACCGGCGACGTCCCGCGGATGCGCCTCTCCATCGAGAAACTCTCCGCGCTCGGATGGGAGCCGGAGGGGTCGAGCGACGAGGCGGTGCGCCGCGCCGCGCGGGAACTCATCGAGGAACTCCGCGCGGAACACGCCGCGCCCGCAGGCGAGTAG
- a CDS encoding glycerophosphodiester phosphodiesterase, with protein MSRDKLTLGRRAFVAGTGAAVGTASVGGVASAHEDGSSKEKEKDKEKEKKKDETPKTIAHRGFAGQYPENTLGAFERATMCHDPDMVEIDIIPASDGTVMVTHDPKMSSRDGGERGLTEEDGYVWDYTPDELNDIEVQESGETIPTLEQSLEVIPSDVAVNIEFKNPGAPSDELEFATNLSGDALETQKELWRPLAERTLDVASEFENDILVSSFYEAALATVRDVDSDVPIAFLFWDSIEEGLKITREYDCEAVHPPYNMIKGAPFFNDEYYVEADSFEDIDLVQQAHDEGRTVNTWTVTTWYQAEQLAAAGVDGLIADYPNLMWNGGSPDDE; from the coding sequence ATGTCGCGTGACAAACTCACACTCGGTCGGAGAGCGTTCGTCGCCGGAACGGGTGCCGCGGTCGGAACCGCGTCGGTGGGCGGGGTCGCAAGCGCCCACGAGGACGGCTCCTCGAAGGAGAAAGAGAAGGACAAAGAAAAGGAGAAGAAGAAAGACGAGACGCCGAAGACGATAGCCCACCGGGGGTTCGCCGGGCAGTACCCCGAGAACACCCTCGGCGCGTTCGAACGCGCCACGATGTGCCACGACCCGGACATGGTGGAGATAGACATCATCCCTGCCTCCGACGGGACGGTGATGGTCACCCACGACCCGAAGATGAGTAGCCGCGACGGCGGCGAACGGGGCCTGACGGAGGAAGACGGGTACGTCTGGGACTACACGCCGGACGAACTGAACGACATCGAAGTCCAGGAGAGCGGAGAGACGATTCCGACCCTCGAACAGTCGCTCGAAGTCATCCCCTCCGACGTCGCCGTGAACATCGAGTTCAAGAACCCCGGCGCGCCCAGCGACGAACTGGAGTTCGCGACGAACCTCTCCGGCGACGCGTTGGAGACGCAGAAAGAACTGTGGCGGCCGTTGGCCGAACGCACCCTCGACGTGGCTTCGGAGTTCGAGAACGACATCCTCGTCTCCTCGTTCTACGAGGCGGCGTTGGCTACCGTTCGCGACGTCGACTCCGACGTCCCCATCGCGTTCCTCTTTTGGGACTCGATCGAGGAGGGCCTGAAGATCACCCGCGAGTACGACTGCGAGGCGGTCCACCCGCCGTACAACATGATCAAGGGTGCGCCGTTCTTCAACGACGAGTACTACGTCGAAGCCGACTCCTTCGAGGACATCGACCTCGTACAGCAAGCGCACGACGAGGGACGGACGGTGAACACGTGGACCGTCACCACGTGGTACCAGGCCGAACAACTGGCCGCGGCCGGGGTGGACGGCCTCATCGCCGACTACCCGAACCTCATGTGGAACGGCGGGTCGCCCGACGACGAGTAG
- a CDS encoding collagen binding domain-containing protein: MSKKGAKGRDSTATGGRFRRVAAAVVAWTVVGSALVAGVGVAGAASAPDRGSAAAAFQVSDDDAQLTDEERQAVEQGVQRGVRLAQMQGATVNQSQRQAAVNGTLEGVAQTQEANVTQIQRVAAGAAHGTLIQTQNASAEQIQAAVGGSTAGALSQAQNASVRQIQAAAYGASHGAVAQRQSVTVEQMQVAAAGAAAGACAERTNETVSVATIQEAAQGAAYGALESSDDAELEAVEAGARGGAEGVLTQTQSVDIKQVQVVALGAASGAVNQSQRATVEQVQSAALGAASGTVSQVQNVSIVQTQIIAESAAGGSLSQSQQASATQIQAAAAGVSEGAVVQIMQTQVVNIYQIQVVVTQSAATTAEQAAESGTTDFEEIAENGRESVDENLSEREGADTDAGTETDTETPDEDDGATPAEPAPEEPEEPELQSVNATTGQSNVTVENPNDVPVTVTVSNDTGEVTADMVAAGENETIENLPPGNYTLTAETEDGTSVDVNGQAEYGFTLEPLSTSASVQNRSVEVANPNVVAVTANVTNETGDVVESLTVPAGENATTAELPPGNYTLTAETEDGISVGVNDRDEYAFDIEPLSTTATVENRSIEVTNPNAVPVTANVTNETGVVESVTVPAEGNATTDELSAGDYTVTAETEDGTPVDVNENASATLTVEAPPVESLEATVGDDNVTVFNPNDAPVTANVTNETGVVESVTVPADGNASVEGLAPGDYALTAETEDGTPVDVNDEAVFAFSIEATETPTETTTPNETATPNETATPTATPNETTTPNETETPTETETATETATETETPTETPTETETTTETPTETETTTETPTETETTTETETTTETETETPTETPTETETATETETRTETATPTETATATQTTTTNATGIQ, from the coding sequence ATGTCAAAGAAGGGAGCGAAAGGCAGGGACAGTACGGCGACAGGCGGGCGGTTCCGTCGGGTCGCCGCCGCAGTTGTCGCTTGGACCGTGGTCGGGAGCGCACTCGTCGCGGGGGTCGGCGTCGCGGGCGCGGCGTCCGCGCCTGACCGGGGTTCGGCGGCCGCGGCGTTCCAAGTGAGCGACGACGACGCGCAACTGACCGACGAGGAACGGCAGGCGGTCGAGCAGGGCGTCCAGCGAGGCGTTCGGCTAGCGCAGATGCAGGGCGCGACGGTGAACCAGTCCCAACGGCAGGCCGCCGTGAACGGGACGCTCGAGGGGGTGGCGCAGACCCAAGAGGCGAACGTCACGCAGATTCAGCGCGTCGCCGCCGGTGCGGCCCACGGGACGCTGATTCAGACCCAGAACGCGAGTGCCGAGCAGATACAGGCGGCCGTCGGCGGCAGTACGGCCGGTGCGCTGTCGCAGGCGCAGAACGCGAGCGTGCGGCAGATTCAGGCGGCCGCGTACGGCGCGTCGCACGGGGCGGTCGCCCAGCGCCAGTCGGTGACCGTCGAGCAGATGCAGGTGGCGGCGGCGGGCGCGGCCGCGGGTGCCTGCGCGGAACGGACGAACGAGACGGTGAGCGTCGCGACGATACAGGAGGCCGCGCAGGGCGCCGCCTACGGTGCGCTGGAGAGTAGCGACGACGCGGAGTTAGAGGCGGTCGAAGCGGGTGCCAGAGGCGGCGCCGAGGGCGTCCTGACGCAGACGCAGTCGGTCGATATCAAGCAGGTTCAGGTCGTCGCGCTTGGCGCCGCCTCGGGCGCGGTGAACCAGAGCCAACGGGCGACGGTCGAACAGGTCCAGTCGGCCGCACTCGGGGCGGCGAGCGGGACCGTCAGTCAGGTGCAGAACGTCAGTATCGTGCAGACGCAGATAATCGCGGAGTCGGCCGCCGGCGGGTCGCTCTCGCAGTCGCAGCAGGCCTCGGCGACTCAGATTCAGGCGGCCGCCGCGGGCGTGAGCGAGGGTGCGGTCGTCCAGATAATGCAGACGCAGGTGGTGAACATCTACCAGATACAGGTCGTCGTCACGCAGTCCGCCGCGACGACCGCGGAGCAAGCGGCCGAGAGCGGAACGACCGACTTCGAGGAGATAGCCGAGAACGGTCGCGAGAGCGTAGACGAGAACCTCTCGGAGCGGGAGGGAGCGGACACCGACGCGGGAACCGAGACTGACACGGAGACGCCCGACGAGGACGACGGGGCAACTCCGGCAGAACCCGCGCCGGAAGAACCGGAAGAGCCCGAACTGCAGAGTGTGAACGCGACCACGGGTCAGAGCAACGTCACGGTCGAGAACCCCAACGACGTTCCGGTGACGGTGACCGTCTCGAACGACACCGGCGAGGTGACCGCAGATATGGTTGCGGCCGGCGAGAACGAGACGATCGAAAATCTCCCGCCGGGTAACTACACCCTCACCGCGGAAACCGAGGACGGCACGTCCGTGGACGTGAACGGCCAAGCCGAATACGGATTCACGCTCGAACCGCTCTCGACTTCGGCCAGCGTGCAGAACCGGTCCGTCGAGGTGGCGAACCCGAACGTCGTGGCCGTCACGGCGAACGTCACGAACGAGACGGGCGACGTGGTCGAATCGCTGACGGTGCCCGCGGGCGAGAACGCCACGACGGCCGAACTTCCGCCGGGCAACTACACCCTCACCGCGGAAACTGAAGACGGGATATCCGTCGGCGTGAACGACCGAGACGAGTACGCGTTCGATATCGAACCGCTCTCGACCACGGCGACGGTCGAGAACCGGTCCATCGAGGTGACGAACCCGAACGCCGTGCCGGTCACGGCGAACGTCACGAACGAGACGGGCGTCGTCGAGTCCGTCACCGTCCCCGCCGAGGGGAACGCCACGACGGACGAACTCTCGGCAGGTGACTACACCGTCACCGCCGAAACCGAGGACGGGACGCCCGTCGACGTGAACGAGAACGCCTCGGCGACGCTGACGGTCGAAGCACCGCCCGTCGAAAGCCTCGAAGCGACCGTCGGCGACGACAACGTGACCGTGTTCAACCCGAACGACGCGCCGGTCACGGCGAACGTCACGAACGAGACTGGCGTCGTCGAATCCGTCACCGTCCCCGCAGACGGGAACGCGAGCGTCGAGGGACTCGCGCCGGGCGACTACGCCCTGACGGCGGAGACCGAAGACGGGACGCCCGTCGACGTGAACGACGAGGCGGTCTTCGCGTTCAGTATCGAGGCGACGGAGACGCCGACCGAAACTACGACCCCGAACGAAACGGCGACGCCGAACGAGACGGCAACTCCGACTGCGACGCCGAACGAAACGACGACGCCGAACGAGACGGAGACACCCACCGAGACGGAAACGGCAACAGAGACTGCGACGGAGACCGAGACGCCGACGGAGACGCCGACTGAGACGGAAACGACGACGGAGACGCCGACTGAGACGGAAACGACGACGGAGACGCCGACTGAGACGGAAACGACGACGGAGACGGAAACGACCACCGAAACGGAGACCGAGACGCCGACGGAGACGCCGACTGAAACGGAAACCGCGACAGAGACGGAGACTCGGACCGAGACTGCGACGCCGACTGAGACGGCGACCGCAACTCAGACGACGACGACGAACGCGACTGGGATACAGTAG
- a CDS encoding competence/damage-inducible protein A → MRVAVVTVGDELLAGDTVNTNAAWLCGRLDARGVDVERVTTIPDRVGDIARVVNEYRAEYDAVVVTGGLGPTHDDLTMEGVAAAVGRSVEEHPEATAWLTEQGGYDADDLAEGTTHLPARARMLPNEEGVAPGAVVEGIYVLPGVPEEMKAMFESVQEEFSGEATYTESIVADEPESELVGRLREVRDRFDVTVGSYPGETVRLKLTATDEGVLEEAAAWLRERVETREGGEEKTQR, encoded by the coding sequence ATGCGAGTCGCAGTCGTGACCGTCGGCGACGAACTACTGGCGGGCGATACGGTGAACACGAACGCGGCGTGGTTGTGCGGCCGACTCGACGCCCGCGGCGTCGACGTCGAACGAGTGACGACGATCCCCGACCGGGTCGGGGACATCGCTCGGGTCGTAAACGAGTACAGGGCCGAGTACGACGCCGTCGTCGTCACCGGCGGCCTCGGACCCACGCACGACGACCTGACGATGGAGGGCGTCGCCGCGGCGGTCGGACGGTCCGTCGAGGAACACCCCGAGGCGACGGCGTGGTTGACCGAACAGGGCGGCTACGACGCCGACGACCTCGCGGAGGGGACGACGCACCTCCCGGCGCGGGCGCGGATGCTCCCGAACGAGGAGGGCGTCGCCCCCGGCGCGGTGGTCGAGGGTATCTACGTCCTGCCGGGCGTCCCCGAGGAGATGAAGGCGATGTTCGAGTCGGTCCAAGAGGAGTTCAGCGGCGAAGCGACGTACACGGAGTCTATCGTCGCCGACGAACCCGAGAGCGAACTCGTGGGTCGGTTGCGCGAGGTCCGAGACCGGTTCGACGTGACCGTCGGCAGTTATCCCGGCGAGACGGTCCGACTGAAACTGACCGCGACGGACGAGGGCGTCCTCGAGGAGGCGGCGGCGTGGCTACGGGAACGGGTCGAGACGCGAGAAGGCGGCGAGGAGAAGACTCAGCGGTAG
- a CDS encoding DUF2110 family protein, with the protein MVVLATKCYVSGDAQERALDSLDSLVRNDIGELDVEWDIGVRDDDFISVTVTGDDETIARNVLAEEWGEVTPHLSAGETYVGTLESWDDEGFVLDAGYGNEVRVPTDELGLGTGTATQIRDRFGIVQHVPLEFVHGETPRLSDGARNRLFNWTREETGGRVNVNSSTRGEVRATVNRAGHAEDIVTVERLGLLEQSIVCAEGTDPPGLLASIGSYLPAELKCVIP; encoded by the coding sequence ATGGTCGTCCTCGCAACGAAGTGCTACGTCTCGGGCGACGCCCAAGAACGCGCACTCGACAGCCTCGATTCGCTCGTTCGGAACGACATCGGCGAACTCGACGTCGAGTGGGACATCGGCGTCCGCGACGACGACTTCATCTCGGTGACGGTGACGGGCGACGACGAGACCATCGCGCGGAACGTCCTCGCCGAGGAGTGGGGCGAAGTGACGCCGCACCTCTCTGCGGGCGAGACGTACGTCGGAACGCTCGAATCGTGGGACGACGAGGGGTTCGTCCTCGACGCGGGCTACGGCAACGAGGTCCGCGTCCCGACGGACGAACTCGGACTCGGAACCGGGACGGCGACGCAGATTCGCGACCGGTTCGGAATCGTCCAACACGTACCGCTCGAGTTCGTCCACGGCGAGACGCCGCGCCTCTCCGACGGCGCGCGCAACCGCCTGTTCAACTGGACCCGCGAGGAGACGGGCGGGCGCGTGAACGTCAACAGTTCGACCCGCGGCGAAGTCCGCGCGACGGTGAACCGCGCGGGCCACGCCGAGGACATCGTGACGGTCGAACGCCTCGGACTCCTCGAACAGAGCATCGTCTGCGCGGAGGGGACGGACCCGCCCGGACTGTTGGCGAGCATCGGTTCGTACCTCCCCGCGGAACTGAAGTGCGTCATCCCCTGA
- a CDS encoding ATP-NAD kinase family protein — MRIGVVVNPVAGMGGRVGLKGTDGKVEEARALGAEPRAPDRARRTFEALADADADVDILTWGGPMGESEARAAGLDPTVLGHPESEETTAEDTVRAAEAFVEAGVDLLLFVGGDGTAADVAEAVGTDVPVLGAPAGVKVYSSVFAVSPEDAAAVATTFERTERREVMDIDEDEYREGEVRPELRAVAVVPVADDVQSSKQLGGGTVEALAAGVADDVRASPEKTYVLGPGSTVGAVKAELGFEGSPIGVDIWRDGEVVALDAAESEILDALGEENVVVVSPIGGQGFVFGRGNPQLSPAVIRKCDVEIVASRSKLDDVGELRVDTDDPELDEELRGWARVRVGRFERRMMRIV; from the coding sequence ATGCGAATCGGCGTCGTGGTAAACCCCGTCGCGGGGATGGGCGGGCGTGTCGGTCTGAAAGGCACCGACGGGAAAGTCGAGGAGGCGCGCGCCCTCGGTGCCGAACCGCGCGCGCCGGACCGCGCGCGCCGGACGTTCGAGGCGTTGGCCGACGCCGACGCGGACGTCGATATCCTCACGTGGGGCGGGCCGATGGGCGAATCGGAGGCGCGGGCGGCGGGCCTCGACCCGACGGTTCTCGGCCACCCCGAAAGCGAGGAGACGACGGCCGAGGACACCGTCCGCGCCGCGGAGGCGTTCGTCGAGGCGGGCGTCGACTTACTCCTCTTCGTCGGCGGCGACGGGACGGCCGCCGACGTCGCGGAAGCGGTCGGAACGGACGTTCCCGTCCTCGGCGCGCCCGCGGGCGTGAAGGTGTACTCCTCGGTGTTCGCCGTCTCGCCGGAGGACGCCGCCGCCGTGGCGACGACGTTCGAACGGACCGAACGGCGGGAGGTGATGGACATCGACGAGGACGAGTACCGCGAGGGCGAGGTGCGCCCCGAACTCCGCGCCGTCGCCGTCGTCCCCGTCGCCGACGACGTGCAGTCCTCCAAGCAACTCGGCGGCGGCACCGTCGAAGCACTCGCCGCGGGCGTCGCGGACGACGTTCGCGCGAGTCCGGAGAAGACGTACGTCCTCGGCCCCGGGAGCACCGTCGGCGCGGTGAAGGCGGAACTCGGCTTCGAGGGGTCGCCCATCGGCGTCGATATCTGGCGGGACGGGGAAGTCGTCGCCCTCGACGCCGCCGAATCGGAGATTCTCGACGCCCTCGGGGAGGAGAACGTCGTCGTCGTCTCGCCCATCGGCGGCCAAGGGTTCGTCTTCGGGCGCGGCAACCCCCAACTGTCGCCCGCGGTCATCCGAAAGTGCGACGTGGAAATCGTCGCCTCGCGGTCGAAACTCGACGACGTGGGCGAACTGAGAGTGGACACCGACGACCCGGAACTCGACGAGGAACTCCGCGGGTGGGCCCGCGTCCGCGTCGGGCGATTCGAACGTCGGATGATGCGCATCGTCTGA
- a CDS encoding transcription factor, with product MAFEELLNDPVIQKYLHELVGPTGMPVAAAPPDGEVTDEELAEELGLELNDVRRALFILYENDLASYRRVRDEDSGWLTYLWTFHYENIPENLEEEMYRLLEALEERLDYERTHEFYLSEPAGIRFEFSEAMELGFQCPETGAPLEPMENDDMVEAMERRIEDLRDELNVDVKRQSN from the coding sequence ATGGCTTTTGAGGAGCTGCTGAACGACCCTGTCATCCAAAAGTACCTCCACGAACTTGTCGGACCGACGGGGATGCCGGTGGCCGCCGCGCCGCCGGACGGCGAGGTGACGGACGAGGAACTCGCCGAAGAGCTCGGCCTCGAGCTCAACGACGTGCGACGGGCGCTCTTCATCCTCTACGAGAACGACCTCGCGTCGTACCGCAGAGTTCGCGACGAGGACTCCGGGTGGCTCACCTATCTCTGGACGTTCCACTACGAGAACATCCCGGAGAACCTCGAAGAGGAGATGTACCGACTTCTCGAAGCGCTCGAAGAGCGACTCGACTACGAACGGACCCACGAGTTCTACCTCTCCGAACCCGCGGGCATCCGCTTCGAGTTCTCCGAGGCGATGGAACTGGGCTTCCAGTGCCCCGAAACCGGCGCTCCGCTCGAACCCATGGAGAACGACGACATGGTCGAGGCGATGGAGCGACGCATCGAGGACCTGCGAGACGAACTCAACGTCGACGTGAAGAGACAGTCCAACTGA
- a CDS encoding DUF5803 family protein, with protein MNRRLLLAGVALAVLAVTAGCLGIGTGDVPAERIDAAPQSDYAWDSNVTTHITIQKNADFRAVYEMNRSEIELFRRDGFGGRNPLSVEAVRYRYPNGTVINGTEIRERGGEVSQTRSVTTVRLPNDAPANGGGQLAFTSSGSPKRFSLPTYVEGSYEVVLPENRHVEFPVFGSVNPPADEQTTTDDGRVRLHWTEVTTDTVAVQYYLQRDLYIFAGILSVLAVVGIGGLLYYRRQIESLKEKRQELGLDVEEDDDVGGGPPPGMK; from the coding sequence ATGAACCGACGACTGCTCCTCGCCGGGGTCGCACTCGCCGTTCTCGCGGTGACCGCCGGGTGTCTCGGCATCGGGACGGGCGACGTGCCCGCCGAGCGTATCGACGCCGCGCCGCAGTCGGACTACGCGTGGGACTCGAACGTCACGACGCACATCACCATCCAGAAGAACGCGGACTTCCGCGCCGTCTACGAGATGAACCGAAGCGAGATAGAACTGTTCCGCCGCGACGGGTTCGGCGGGCGGAACCCCCTCTCGGTGGAGGCGGTTCGCTACCGCTACCCCAACGGGACGGTCATCAACGGGACGGAGATTCGCGAACGCGGCGGCGAGGTGAGTCAGACGCGGAGCGTCACCACCGTTCGACTCCCGAACGACGCCCCGGCGAACGGCGGCGGCCAACTCGCGTTCACCAGTAGCGGGTCGCCGAAGCGATTCTCCCTGCCGACGTACGTCGAAGGCTCCTACGAGGTGGTCCTCCCGGAGAACCGCCACGTCGAGTTCCCCGTCTTCGGGTCGGTCAATCCGCCGGCCGACGAACAGACGACGACCGACGACGGACGGGTGCGCCTCCACTGGACCGAGGTGACGACCGACACCGTCGCGGTGCAGTACTACCTCCAACGCGACCTGTACATCTTCGCCGGCATCCTCTCTGTGCTCGCGGTCGTCGGCATCGGCGGCCTGCTGTACTACCGGCGGCAGATAGAGTCGCTGAAAGAGAAGCGTCAGGAACTGGGCCTCGACGTCGAGGAGGACGACGACGTCGGCGGCGGACCGCCGCCGGGGATGAAGTAG
- a CDS encoding mechanosensitive ion channel family protein: protein MVLPNTPSNGGRTSAAEPSSFDASGRAAGEINSVVQGVDILDVSNPLYATLALVFGLAVGIELVRLAGDSLDDRFGTTTAEFVQTVLTSGLISVAVVGIASVWNMTYLVEFAVDAVVVDRWTAMRQVITVALFVTAYLLVRSVNRSIDKLGETEALTEHQSEIAYHLADLGIFLVAGSIALSLWGVDLTNVFISAGALSVVVGLAARATLSAMVAGFVLLFSRPFEVGDWIQVNGQSGVVIDVTLFNTKLQTFSDKHVLIPNDRVTSNELLNLTDNDQLRIDVSVGVDYDTDLERALDVVEEAAEDSDAFRTSPAPKAVLREFGDSAVVIGLHAWIDRPTKRRVEDARTEAIRAIRSAFDREGIDIPYPQRVVDSRDDSGFRIAPDDATASVPDRN from the coding sequence GTGGTACTGCCGAACACTCCATCGAACGGCGGGCGCACGTCCGCCGCGGAACCGTCGTCGTTCGACGCCTCCGGCCGGGCCGCGGGCGAGATTAACAGCGTGGTACAGGGGGTCGACATCCTCGACGTGTCGAATCCGCTCTACGCGACCCTCGCTCTCGTCTTCGGCCTCGCGGTCGGTATCGAACTCGTCCGCCTCGCGGGCGACAGTCTCGACGACCGGTTCGGGACGACGACCGCGGAGTTCGTCCAGACGGTGCTGACGTCCGGACTCATCAGCGTCGCGGTGGTGGGAATCGCGTCCGTCTGGAACATGACGTACCTCGTCGAGTTCGCCGTCGACGCGGTGGTGGTAGACCGCTGGACGGCGATGCGACAGGTCATCACCGTCGCCCTGTTCGTCACCGCGTACCTCCTCGTCCGGTCCGTCAACCGCTCCATCGACAAACTCGGCGAGACAGAAGCGCTCACCGAACACCAATCGGAGATCGCCTACCACCTCGCGGACCTCGGCATCTTCCTCGTCGCGGGGAGCATCGCCCTCTCGCTTTGGGGCGTCGACCTGACGAACGTGTTCATAAGCGCCGGTGCGCTCAGCGTCGTCGTGGGGCTGGCCGCCCGGGCGACGTTGTCCGCCATGGTCGCGGGCTTCGTCCTCCTGTTCTCGCGGCCGTTCGAGGTGGGCGACTGGATACAGGTCAACGGCCAGTCGGGCGTCGTCATAGACGTCACCCTGTTCAACACGAAACTCCAGACGTTCAGCGACAAGCACGTGCTGATTCCGAACGACCGGGTCACGAGCAACGAACTCCTCAACCTCACGGACAACGACCAGCTTCGAATCGACGTGTCGGTCGGGGTCGATTACGACACGGACCTCGAACGAGCGCTCGATGTCGTGGAGGAGGCCGCCGAAGACAGCGACGCGTTCCGAACCTCGCCCGCCCCGAAGGCCGTGCTCCGGGAGTTCGGCGACTCCGCGGTCGTGATCGGCCTCCACGCGTGGATAGACCGCCCGACGAAGCGACGCGTCGAGGACGCCCGAACGGAGGCGATTCGAGCGATACGGAGCGCCTTCGACCGCGAAGGAATCGACATCCCGTACCCCCAACGAGTCGTGGACTCGCGGGACGACTCGGGGTTCCGAATCGCACCGGACGACGCCACGGCTTCGGTCCCGGACCGCAACTGA